In Vespula vulgaris chromosome 10, iyVesVulg1.1, whole genome shotgun sequence, the following are encoded in one genomic region:
- the LOC127066623 gene encoding bromodomain-containing protein 2-like isoform X4, translating to MQQVDTISQNNSLDVEERERLCNIPKTSAPGKASATPATPGKEPPPREEPTVEPVNGVVQPPVVPPPNRPGRVTNQLQFLQKGVLKPVWKHQFAWPFQQPVDAKKLNLPDYHKIIKQPMDLGTIKKRLENTYYWSGKECIQDFNTMFTNCYVYNKPGEDVVVMAQALEKLFLTKVAQMPKEEVELDPPVPKGPKGKKAGRVGGPVGGMAGTTGSTGRGRPSSVAAAVTSSVPNSLAPSATSAGTTGVIPMPPLGTQAPASVPGSTNTTTIAPPSSMGVTPMATHNSLPQQVVPPTGGYHAQPAMDPQTASAVPPPPQVPTAPTVMPPSQPAKLKKGVKRKADTTTPTANSFEPLYAPLDSKNAKIPARRESGRQIKKPTRQGEDGLVPFHQANMPLIGAMAQQPQHTGGKSKEKLSEALKSCNEILKELFSKKHSGYAWPFYKPVDAELLGLHDYHDIIKKPMDLGTVKTKMDSREYKTAQEFASDVRLIFTNCYKYNPPDHDVVAMARKLQDVFEMRYAKIPDEPMGGMSGMKGSSSSASSSGSESSSDSDDSEEERTQKLVALQQELKAMQEQMRKLVEESGKKKSKKKKPDKPKSKPMSNKSSSLVGSHTGAMKELMKPSGGIPSVSDSVGTSIASVAMGASDLKIPGGMGGDLHHPAIAVGPNKTHTTGSLGHHLPTATNAKSKGKGRGPGKATAANTANKRPKANSRSSGNKKKSINQPPPITFDSEDEDNAKPMSYDEKRQLSLDINKLPGDKLGRVVHIIQSREPSLRDSNPDEIEIDFETLKPSTLRELESYVASCLRKKPHKKVSGKSKDEQIAEKKQELEKRLQDVTGQLGNVKKTAKKEDSSKSVDVVGTGGASGPSRLSASSSSSSDSDSSSSSLSSSTSDSSDSEAGNSSSRPPRKKTKKNAQSAPPPTTSTTVAPALNHTGGLLMNSQPTANSTGPIAKAASVTQSSNIPADQGGNSQQPVAVAAVTASQGMPVASHASMPAQPPRPTAMATAAPVKKPTPPPPTTSNPPTPSVSVPTPPPSVTPTNTNSVVASPVVPQAPQPPTSVNSYPNANTPVPTDGTTLNQQADLLQPYSTLASVPTTQTSLEQSLSIKKESHISMIPTLHTSNNTNLNLLPDVKNPVNMMPTSMASNLNLGNINMANLNMNLQQGLATHMSMHNQLENMINTTSPLTNIQNSHNVTMSQHSNGFPSIKRETSSPNMLNNNGIPGVNVGMNMGGMGSIFDPVPIVSMPMQISQIPIKKEEKQPLPISQPQIAQKAMDAGAIFAEMNALGLPPMGNHSSSQLMPEKKMTPPDSKNPASNFASAFKNKTVEQNVKNASSWSSLAQASSPQSTAGSSMKSAARDSFQAFKKQAKEKQDRQRALLEQQEMRRQQKEQAERERLRQENEKRREREEEDALEKVRKTVGDQQGNAMTATTRAEEVKAIVDTDSSSPSHSSNQDKAAAERERQRLREQERRRREAMAGAIDMNMQSDLMAAFEESL from the exons ATGCAGCAGGTGGACACTATTTCACAAAATAATTCG TTAGATGTGGAGGAGCGAGAAAGGCTGTGTAATATACCGAAG acaaGTGCACCTGGTAAAGCATCAGCTACACCAGCTACACCAGGGAAAGAACCACCTCCTCGTGAAGAGCCAACAGTGGAACCCGTAAATGGTGTAGTGCAGCCACCAGTTGTTCCACCACCTAATCGACCTGGACGAGTTACAAatcaattacaatttttacaaaaaggaGTATTGAAACCAGTATGGAAACATCAATTTGCCTGGCCTTTTCAGCAACCGGTAGACGCGAAAAAGCTGAATTTACCG GACTATCACAAAATTATCAAACAACCGATGGATCTGGGTACAATAAAAAAGCGATTGGAAAATACGTATTACTGGAGCGGCAAAGAATGTATCCAGGATTTCAATACGATGTTCACCAATTGTTACGTTTACAACAAGCCAGGAGAAGATGTTGTTGTTATGGCACAAGCACtcgaaaaattgtttcttacaAAG GTTGCACAAATGCCAAAAGAAGAAGTGGAACTCGATCCTCCAGTTCCAAAAGGTccaaaagggaaaaaagcTGGCAGAGTAGGAGGACCAGTTGGCGGAATGGCAGGAACAACTGGAAGTACAGGAAGAGGTCGTCCTTCCTCGGTAGCAGCGGCTGTTACATCCAGTGTACCAAATAGTTTGGCACCTTCAGCTACATCGGCGGGTACAACAGGTGTCATACCTATGCCTCCTCTTGGTACACAAGCACCTGCTTCTGTACCAGGCAGTACGAACACGACCACCATTGCTCCGCCATCGAGCATGGGTGTTACTCCAATGGCCACTCACAATTCTCTGCCTCAACAAGTCGTCCCTCCAACGGGCGGTTACCATGCGCAGCCAGCTATGGATCCACAGACGGCTTCTGCTGTACCACCTCCACCTCAGGTTCCCACTGCTCCAACTGTAATGCCTCCATCTCAACCAGCCAAATTGAAAAAGGGAGTGAAGAGAAAGGCTGATACTACAACCCCTACGGCTAATTCGTTTGAACCATTATATGCCCCATTGGATTCAAAGAATGCTAAAATTCCTGCAAGACGAGAATCTGGTAGACAGATTAAAAAg CCAACGAGGCAAGGGGAAGACGGCTTAGTGCCATTCCACCAGGCCAACATGCCCCTGATTGGGGCAATGGCCCAACAG CCTCAACACACAGGTGGCAAATCCAAGGAAAAGCTTTCAGAAGCACTCAAGTCTTGTAATGAGATCTTAAAAGAATTGTTTTCTAAAAAGCATTcg GGTTACGCATGGCCTTTCTATAAGCCAGTTGACGCAGAACTATTAGGTCTGCATGACTATCATGACATTATTAAGAAACCAATGGATCTTGGTACCGTAAAG ACTAAAATGGACAGTCGCGAATATAAAACAGCCCAGGAATTTGCAAGCGATGTGAGGCTTATATTTACCAATTGTTACAAATATAATCCTCCTGATCATGATGTCGTTGCAATGGCTAGAAAACTTCAAGATGTATTTGAAATGAG GTATGCGAAAATACCTGATGAACCTATGGGAGGTATGTCAGGAATGAAGGGTAGCAGTAGTAGTGCAAGCAGTTCCGGTTCCGAAAGTTCTTCCGACAGCGACGATTCTGAAGAAGAACGTACACAAAAATTAGTTGCTCTTCAACAAGAG CTTAAAGCAATGCAAGAACAAATGAGAAAATTAGTAGAAGAAAGTGGTAAAAAGaagagcaagaagaagaagccggACAAACCAAAATCAAAGCCAATGAGCAATAAAAGTAGTAGTCTCGTTGGTAGTCATACTGGTGCCATGAAAGAACTTATGAAACCAAGTGGTGGAATTCCCAGTGTGTCTGATAGTGTTGGTACTAGTATAGCTAGTGTTGCAATGGGCGCAAGTGATCTAAAAATACCTGGTGGTATGGGTGGTGATCTTCATCATCCAGCAATAGCAGTAGGACCAAATAAAACACATACAACAGGAAGTTTAGGTCATCATTTGCCAACAGCGACGAATGCTAAATCAAAAGGTAAAGGAAGAGGTCCTGGAAAAGCTACTGCAGCAAATACTGCGAACAAAAGGCCGAAAGCAAATAGTAGATCAAGtgggaataaaaagaaatcaatcaatcaaccACCTCCCATAACATTTGATTCTGAGGACGAAGATAATGCAAAACCAATGTCTTATGACGAAAAGAGACAACTTAGCTTGGATATTAACAAACTGCCTG gAGATAAACTAGGTAGAGTTGTACACATAATACAATCTCGGGAACCTTCGTTGAGGGATTCGAATCCAGACGAGATtgaaattgattttgaaaCTCTAAAGCCTTCCACATTAAGAGAGTTGGAAAGCTACGTTGCATCATGCCTCAGGAAAAAACCAC ATAAAAAAGTTAGTGGAAAATCTAAAGATGAGCAAATAGcagagaaaaaacaagaattagAAAAGAGGTTGCAGGATGTAACAGGTCAATTGGGGAATGTGAAGAAAACTGCTAAGAAag AAGACAGTAGTAAATCAGTCGACGTAGTTGGTACTGGAGGAGCCAGTGGGCCTTCACGATTATCCGCTTcaagtagtagtagcagtgaCAGTGATTCGAGCAGTAGTTCACTTTCGTCGAGCACCAGTGATTCGAGCGACAGTGAAGCAG GAAACTCCTCCAGTCGTCCACctagaaagaagacgaagaagaatgcTCAAAGTGCACCACCTCCGACAACATCAACAACTGTTGCTCCG GCACTCAATCATACTGGAGGTCTATTAATGAATAGTCAGCCAACAGCAAATTCTACGGGACCAATAGCAAAGGCAGCATCGGTAACTCAATCTAGCAATATTCCTGCCGATCAAG gTGGCAACAGTCAGCAACCTGTAGCTGTAGCTGCTGTTACAGCAAGTCAAGGGATGCCTGTGGCAAGTCATGCATCTATGCCCGCACAACCTCCACGACCAACAGCAATGGCTACTGCTGCTCCTGTTAAAAAGCCAACGCCACCTCCTCCGACTACTTCTAATCCTCCGACTCCGTCAGTATCCGTACCAACACCACCACCCAGTGTTACTCCAACAAATACAAACTCTGTGGTGGCATCACCGGTTGTGCCTCAGGCGCCACAGCCTCCAACGTCTGTTAACTCTTATCCAAATGCGAACACACCTGTTCCAACGGATGGAACAACATTAAATCAACAGGCGGACCTTTTGCAGCCATATAGTACTCTAG CTTCTGTACCCACGACACAAACATCATTGGAACAAAGTCTTTCTATAAAGAAAGAGTCACATATATCAATGATTCCAACTCTTCATACAAGTAACAATACCAATTTAAATTTACTGCCAGATGTTAAAAATCCAGTTAATATGATGCCTACGAGTATGGCGTCGAATCTAAATCTgggaaatataaatatggctaatttaaatatgaatttacAACAAGGATTGGCGACACACATGTCAATGCACAATCAATTGGAGAATATGATAAATACAACATCACCTTTAACCAACATACAAAATTCGCATAATGTTACGATGTCGCAACATTCTAACGGCTTTCCAAGTATAAAGCGTGAAACTTCCTCGCCGAATATGTTGAATAACAATGGCATTCCAGGAGTTAATGTAGGAATGAATATGGGAGGAATGGGATCGATTTTTGATCCTGTTCCTATAGTTTCCATGCCAATGCAAATTTCACAAATAcccataaagaaagaagaaaaacagccTCTTCCTATTTCGCAGCCACAAATTGCACAAAAGGCAATGGATg CAGGAGCTATTTTTGCAGAAATGAATGCGTTAGGTTTACCACCAATGGGCAATCACTCGAGTTCTCAGCTCATGCCTGAAAAGAAGATGACGCCACCCGATTCAAAAAATCCTGCTTCAAACTTTGCGTCAGCTTTTAAGAACAAG ACCGTTGAACAAAATGTAAAGAACGCATCTTCGTGGTCGTCGTTGGCTCAAGCATCGAGTCCTCAATCTACTGCAGGAAGTAGCATGAAGAGCGCTGCCAGAGATTCTTTCCAAGCGTTCAAAAAACAAgccaaagaaaaacaagatagG CAAAGAGCACTATTGGAACAACAAGAAATGCGCAGACAGCAAAAGGAACAGGCTGAACGAGAACGATTGCgacaagaaaacgaaaagagaagagaacgagaggaggaggatgctttggagaaagtaagaaaaactGTTGGGGATCAACAAGGTAACGCGATGACCGCCACGACGAGAGCGGAAGAAGTGAAAGCCATTGTTGACACGGATAGCAGTAGTCCAAGTCATTCGTCTAATCAGGACAAAGCTGCTGCCGAAAGAGAACGACAAAGGCTACGGGAACAAGAACGGAGACGGCGCGAAGCG aTGGCTGGCGCGATTGACATGAACATGCAAAGCGATTTGATGGCTGCGTTTGAGGAATCATTATAA
- the LOC127066623 gene encoding homeotic protein female sterile-like isoform X6, which translates to MQQVDTISQNNSTSAPGKASATPATPGKEPPPREEPTVEPVNGVVQPPVVPPPNRPGRVTNQLQFLQKGVLKPVWKHQFAWPFQQPVDAKKLNLPDYHKIIKQPMDLGTIKKRLENTYYWSGKECIQDFNTMFTNCYVYNKPGEDVVVMAQALEKLFLTKVAQMPKEEVELDPPVPKGPKGKKAGRVGGPVGGMAGTTGSTGRGRPSSVAAAVTSSVPNSLAPSATSAGTTGVIPMPPLGTQAPASVPGSTNTTTIAPPSSMGVTPMATHNSLPQQVVPPTGGYHAQPAMDPQTASAVPPPPQVPTAPTVMPPSQPAKLKKGVKRKADTTTPTANSFEPLYAPLDSKNAKIPARRESGRQIKKPTRQGEDGLVPFHQANMPLIGAMAQQPQHTGGKSKEKLSEALKSCNEILKELFSKKHSGYAWPFYKPVDAELLGLHDYHDIIKKPMDLGTVKTKMDSREYKTAQEFASDVRLIFTNCYKYNPPDHDVVAMARKLQDVFEMRYAKIPDEPMGGMSGMKGSSSSASSSGSESSSDSDDSEEERTQKLVALQQELKAMQEQMRKLVEESGKKKSKKKKPDKPKSKPMSNKSSSLVGSHTGAMKELMKPSGGIPSVSDSVGTSIASVAMGASDLKIPGGMGGDLHHPAIAVGPNKTHTTGSLGHHLPTATNAKSKGKGRGPGKATAANTANKRPKANSRSSGNKKKSINQPPPITFDSEDEDNAKPMSYDEKRQLSLDINKLPGDKLGRVVHIIQSREPSLRDSNPDEIEIDFETLKPSTLRELESYVASCLRKKPHKKVSGKSKDEQIAEKKQELEKRLQDVTGQLGNVKKTAKKEDSSKSVDVVGTGGASGPSRLSASSSSSSDSDSSSSSLSSSTSDSSDSEAGNSSSRPPRKKTKKNAQSAPPPTTSTTVAPALNHTGGLLMNSQPTANSTGPIAKAASVTQSSNIPADQGGNSQQPVAVAAVTASQGMPVASHASMPAQPPRPTAMATAAPVKKPTPPPPTTSNPPTPSVSVPTPPPSVTPTNTNSVVASPVVPQAPQPPTSVNSYPNANTPVPTDGTTLNQQADLLQPYSTLASVPTTQTSLEQSLSIKKESHISMIPTLHTSNNTNLNLLPDVKNPVNMMPTSMASNLNLGNINMANLNMNLQQGLATHMSMHNQLENMINTTSPLTNIQNSHNVTMSQHSNGFPSIKRETSSPNMLNNNGIPGVNVGMNMGGMGSIFDPVPIVSMPMQISQIPIKKEEKQPLPISQPQIAQKAMDAGAIFAEMNALGLPPMGNHSSSQLMPEKKMTPPDSKNPASNFASAFKNKTVEQNVKNASSWSSLAQASSPQSTAGSSMKSAARDSFQAFKKQAKEKQDRQRALLEQQEMRRQQKEQAERERLRQENEKRREREEEDALEKVRKTVGDQQGNAMTATTRAEEVKAIVDTDSSSPSHSSNQDKAAAERERQRLREQERRRREAMAGAIDMNMQSDLMAAFEESL; encoded by the exons ATGCAGCAGGTGGACACTATTTCACAAAATAATTCG acaaGTGCACCTGGTAAAGCATCAGCTACACCAGCTACACCAGGGAAAGAACCACCTCCTCGTGAAGAGCCAACAGTGGAACCCGTAAATGGTGTAGTGCAGCCACCAGTTGTTCCACCACCTAATCGACCTGGACGAGTTACAAatcaattacaatttttacaaaaaggaGTATTGAAACCAGTATGGAAACATCAATTTGCCTGGCCTTTTCAGCAACCGGTAGACGCGAAAAAGCTGAATTTACCG GACTATCACAAAATTATCAAACAACCGATGGATCTGGGTACAATAAAAAAGCGATTGGAAAATACGTATTACTGGAGCGGCAAAGAATGTATCCAGGATTTCAATACGATGTTCACCAATTGTTACGTTTACAACAAGCCAGGAGAAGATGTTGTTGTTATGGCACAAGCACtcgaaaaattgtttcttacaAAG GTTGCACAAATGCCAAAAGAAGAAGTGGAACTCGATCCTCCAGTTCCAAAAGGTccaaaagggaaaaaagcTGGCAGAGTAGGAGGACCAGTTGGCGGAATGGCAGGAACAACTGGAAGTACAGGAAGAGGTCGTCCTTCCTCGGTAGCAGCGGCTGTTACATCCAGTGTACCAAATAGTTTGGCACCTTCAGCTACATCGGCGGGTACAACAGGTGTCATACCTATGCCTCCTCTTGGTACACAAGCACCTGCTTCTGTACCAGGCAGTACGAACACGACCACCATTGCTCCGCCATCGAGCATGGGTGTTACTCCAATGGCCACTCACAATTCTCTGCCTCAACAAGTCGTCCCTCCAACGGGCGGTTACCATGCGCAGCCAGCTATGGATCCACAGACGGCTTCTGCTGTACCACCTCCACCTCAGGTTCCCACTGCTCCAACTGTAATGCCTCCATCTCAACCAGCCAAATTGAAAAAGGGAGTGAAGAGAAAGGCTGATACTACAACCCCTACGGCTAATTCGTTTGAACCATTATATGCCCCATTGGATTCAAAGAATGCTAAAATTCCTGCAAGACGAGAATCTGGTAGACAGATTAAAAAg CCAACGAGGCAAGGGGAAGACGGCTTAGTGCCATTCCACCAGGCCAACATGCCCCTGATTGGGGCAATGGCCCAACAG CCTCAACACACAGGTGGCAAATCCAAGGAAAAGCTTTCAGAAGCACTCAAGTCTTGTAATGAGATCTTAAAAGAATTGTTTTCTAAAAAGCATTcg GGTTACGCATGGCCTTTCTATAAGCCAGTTGACGCAGAACTATTAGGTCTGCATGACTATCATGACATTATTAAGAAACCAATGGATCTTGGTACCGTAAAG ACTAAAATGGACAGTCGCGAATATAAAACAGCCCAGGAATTTGCAAGCGATGTGAGGCTTATATTTACCAATTGTTACAAATATAATCCTCCTGATCATGATGTCGTTGCAATGGCTAGAAAACTTCAAGATGTATTTGAAATGAG GTATGCGAAAATACCTGATGAACCTATGGGAGGTATGTCAGGAATGAAGGGTAGCAGTAGTAGTGCAAGCAGTTCCGGTTCCGAAAGTTCTTCCGACAGCGACGATTCTGAAGAAGAACGTACACAAAAATTAGTTGCTCTTCAACAAGAG CTTAAAGCAATGCAAGAACAAATGAGAAAATTAGTAGAAGAAAGTGGTAAAAAGaagagcaagaagaagaagccggACAAACCAAAATCAAAGCCAATGAGCAATAAAAGTAGTAGTCTCGTTGGTAGTCATACTGGTGCCATGAAAGAACTTATGAAACCAAGTGGTGGAATTCCCAGTGTGTCTGATAGTGTTGGTACTAGTATAGCTAGTGTTGCAATGGGCGCAAGTGATCTAAAAATACCTGGTGGTATGGGTGGTGATCTTCATCATCCAGCAATAGCAGTAGGACCAAATAAAACACATACAACAGGAAGTTTAGGTCATCATTTGCCAACAGCGACGAATGCTAAATCAAAAGGTAAAGGAAGAGGTCCTGGAAAAGCTACTGCAGCAAATACTGCGAACAAAAGGCCGAAAGCAAATAGTAGATCAAGtgggaataaaaagaaatcaatcaatcaaccACCTCCCATAACATTTGATTCTGAGGACGAAGATAATGCAAAACCAATGTCTTATGACGAAAAGAGACAACTTAGCTTGGATATTAACAAACTGCCTG gAGATAAACTAGGTAGAGTTGTACACATAATACAATCTCGGGAACCTTCGTTGAGGGATTCGAATCCAGACGAGATtgaaattgattttgaaaCTCTAAAGCCTTCCACATTAAGAGAGTTGGAAAGCTACGTTGCATCATGCCTCAGGAAAAAACCAC ATAAAAAAGTTAGTGGAAAATCTAAAGATGAGCAAATAGcagagaaaaaacaagaattagAAAAGAGGTTGCAGGATGTAACAGGTCAATTGGGGAATGTGAAGAAAACTGCTAAGAAag AAGACAGTAGTAAATCAGTCGACGTAGTTGGTACTGGAGGAGCCAGTGGGCCTTCACGATTATCCGCTTcaagtagtagtagcagtgaCAGTGATTCGAGCAGTAGTTCACTTTCGTCGAGCACCAGTGATTCGAGCGACAGTGAAGCAG GAAACTCCTCCAGTCGTCCACctagaaagaagacgaagaagaatgcTCAAAGTGCACCACCTCCGACAACATCAACAACTGTTGCTCCG GCACTCAATCATACTGGAGGTCTATTAATGAATAGTCAGCCAACAGCAAATTCTACGGGACCAATAGCAAAGGCAGCATCGGTAACTCAATCTAGCAATATTCCTGCCGATCAAG gTGGCAACAGTCAGCAACCTGTAGCTGTAGCTGCTGTTACAGCAAGTCAAGGGATGCCTGTGGCAAGTCATGCATCTATGCCCGCACAACCTCCACGACCAACAGCAATGGCTACTGCTGCTCCTGTTAAAAAGCCAACGCCACCTCCTCCGACTACTTCTAATCCTCCGACTCCGTCAGTATCCGTACCAACACCACCACCCAGTGTTACTCCAACAAATACAAACTCTGTGGTGGCATCACCGGTTGTGCCTCAGGCGCCACAGCCTCCAACGTCTGTTAACTCTTATCCAAATGCGAACACACCTGTTCCAACGGATGGAACAACATTAAATCAACAGGCGGACCTTTTGCAGCCATATAGTACTCTAG CTTCTGTACCCACGACACAAACATCATTGGAACAAAGTCTTTCTATAAAGAAAGAGTCACATATATCAATGATTCCAACTCTTCATACAAGTAACAATACCAATTTAAATTTACTGCCAGATGTTAAAAATCCAGTTAATATGATGCCTACGAGTATGGCGTCGAATCTAAATCTgggaaatataaatatggctaatttaaatatgaatttacAACAAGGATTGGCGACACACATGTCAATGCACAATCAATTGGAGAATATGATAAATACAACATCACCTTTAACCAACATACAAAATTCGCATAATGTTACGATGTCGCAACATTCTAACGGCTTTCCAAGTATAAAGCGTGAAACTTCCTCGCCGAATATGTTGAATAACAATGGCATTCCAGGAGTTAATGTAGGAATGAATATGGGAGGAATGGGATCGATTTTTGATCCTGTTCCTATAGTTTCCATGCCAATGCAAATTTCACAAATAcccataaagaaagaagaaaaacagccTCTTCCTATTTCGCAGCCACAAATTGCACAAAAGGCAATGGATg CAGGAGCTATTTTTGCAGAAATGAATGCGTTAGGTTTACCACCAATGGGCAATCACTCGAGTTCTCAGCTCATGCCTGAAAAGAAGATGACGCCACCCGATTCAAAAAATCCTGCTTCAAACTTTGCGTCAGCTTTTAAGAACAAG ACCGTTGAACAAAATGTAAAGAACGCATCTTCGTGGTCGTCGTTGGCTCAAGCATCGAGTCCTCAATCTACTGCAGGAAGTAGCATGAAGAGCGCTGCCAGAGATTCTTTCCAAGCGTTCAAAAAACAAgccaaagaaaaacaagatagG CAAAGAGCACTATTGGAACAACAAGAAATGCGCAGACAGCAAAAGGAACAGGCTGAACGAGAACGATTGCgacaagaaaacgaaaagagaagagaacgagaggaggaggatgctttggagaaagtaagaaaaactGTTGGGGATCAACAAGGTAACGCGATGACCGCCACGACGAGAGCGGAAGAAGTGAAAGCCATTGTTGACACGGATAGCAGTAGTCCAAGTCATTCGTCTAATCAGGACAAAGCTGCTGCCGAAAGAGAACGACAAAGGCTACGGGAACAAGAACGGAGACGGCGCGAAGCG aTGGCTGGCGCGATTGACATGAACATGCAAAGCGATTTGATGGCTGCGTTTGAGGAATCATTATAA